Proteins encoded by one window of Bactrocera oleae isolate idBacOlea1 chromosome 4, idBacOlea1, whole genome shotgun sequence:
- the LOC106617017 gene encoding glyceraldehyde-3-phosphate dehydrogenase 2, with protein MSNIGINGFGRIGRLVLREAIRRKAQIVAINEPFIDVKYMAYMLKYDSTHGRFKGKIAIEGKNLKINDLNIKILAEKDPTKIKWSEVGAKYVLECTGKFTSTEKASAHLKGGAKKVIVSAPVADAPMFVVGVNLDAYKPDMKVISNASCTTNCLAPLAKVIHDNFEICNGLMTTVHAVTSSQKCVDAPSPKKWRSGRGALQSIIPASTGAAKAVGKVIPSLNGKLTGMAFRVPTADVSVVDLTVSLGKPTSLDCIKEKIQEASKGPMKGILGYTEDEIVSVDVTTDARSSIFDAKASIALTDTFYKLISWYDNEYGYSSRMIDLVKYVQEADKKAKGKKDAKKGGNKCDSKKK; from the coding sequence ATGTCTAACATTGGGATTAATGGTTTTGGCCGGATTGGACGTTTGGTATTGCGCGAGGCAATACGTCGAAAGGCGCAAATTGTAGCGATCAATGAACCTTTTATCGATGTAAAGTACATGGCCTATATGTTGAAGTACGACTCAACACATGGTCGCTTTAAAGGCAAAATCGCCATAGAaggtaaaaatttgaaaattaacgaTCTGAACATAAAAATCTTGGCTGAGAAGGATCCAACCAAAATCAAATGGAGCGAAGTTGGCGCTAAATATGTGCTCGAATGCACCGGCAAATTCACATCTACCGAGAAGGCGAGTGCTCATTTGAAGGGCGGCGCAAAAAAGGTAATTGTCTCAGCGCCCGTTGCTGATGCGCCCATGTTCGTTGTTGGCGTCAATTTGGACGCTTATAAACCGGATATGAAGGTTATTTCGAATGCATCGTGCACCACTAATTGTTTAGCACCCTTGGCGAAAGTCATACATGACAATTTCGAAATATGCAATGGTCTAATGACTACAGTACATGCAGTTACCTCATCGCAGAAATGCGTCGATGCACCGTCACCAAAGAAATGGCGCAGCGGTCGGGGTGCGCTGCAAAGCATTATACCTGCATCGACGGGTGCCGCCAAGGCAGTTGGTAAAGTTATACCATCTTTGAATGGTAAATTGACTGGTATGGCATTTCGTGTGCCTACCGCAGATGTCTCCGTCGTCGATTTAACGGTTAGCCTTGGCAAGCCAACTTCACTCGATtgtattaaagagaaaatcCAAGAAGCTTCTAAAGGTCCAATGAAAGGCATACTCGGTTATACGGAAGATGAGATAGTGTCGGTAGATGTCACAACTGATGCGCGTTCTTCAATTTTTGACGCTAAAGCGAGCATAGCATTAACCgatacattttataaattaatctCTTGGTATGACAATGAATATGGTTATTCCTCGCGTATGATTGATCTGGTAAAATATGTGCAAGAGGCGGATAAAAAGGCAAAAGGTAAAAAAGATGCTAAAAAGGGCGGCAACAAGTGTGATAGCaagaaaaaatga